Within Paenibacillus sp. RUD330, the genomic segment CTCCCTGTATTCGACCGGGCAGCAGGAAAAAGCGGTCGAGCAGCAGATCCGTACGGCCGCCGATCAGATCCGCTTCTCCATGACGCCGACGCTGCGGACGGCTTATTACCTCGATGCCGCCGTCTCGGAGCGGATGCGTGTCGCATCTATTGCCGCCATCGGCCTGCTCGGACCCCGCCTCGCCGACGTCTCCCAAGCGACCCTGCTGGAAAGCGCGGCCAAGCTCAACCTGAGCTCCCTGTCGCTCGTCCAGCGCGAATACGGCGGCAAGATTACGATCAAGGCCTCGTCCGATTCCGATCTGCAGGGCAAGACGATCGGCTCCGGCAGCCTCAACGGCAAGGTCGTCAGCGACCTGGTCAGCAGCAGATACGCGTATGTCGACCGGGGAACGAGCCTCCAGAATTACTGGTGCGACTCGCTCTTCTATTCCGAGAGCGGCTACAAGTCCAAGCTGAGCTTCTATTACGACGGAACCGCCGACTACGTCCTGCGGATCTCCTACAACGTGCAGCCGATGGTCGACAAGCTGACTCCGATCCAGGACAACAGCAACATCGACGACATGATCCTCGATTCGCCGGGTCTGGTCGAAATCACAGGCATCAATGCGGATCTGGTGCCCGGTTCGGACAGCGGCCAGCCTTCCGAGCTGCGGCAAGGATTTCCGGACAACGCCATGGAGTTCGGATCGTACCGGTACGTCGATAGAGAGAACGATTATGCCTTGATGGAACAGGCCAGCCAGACAGGCCTGCCGGTGTACAACAAGACCGAGCTGCTCGGCAAAAAGCTGCTGAGGGGCTACATCCCCTTCAACGTAGACTCGATCCGCAGCTACGTCGTCATCGTTTCCCTGGACACCTCCTTGTACGGCGAGTCGCTCAACAAGCAGTTCTTCCTGCTGCTCGCCATATCGCTCACGCTGCTGATCGTCGCCATATCGGCCAGCTACCTGATTTCCGGCGTCGCCTTGCGGAAGCTGAAGCTCGTCATCCGAAGGGTGAACGCGGTGGCCAAGGGAGACTTCAACAAGCCGATCCGCCTCAGCAGCAACGACGAGATCGGCGAGCTGGCTCAAAGCGTCAACCTCATGGCGTCCAATATGAGCGCGTATACGAGCAGGCTGAAGGAGTCGGCGGAGGAGCTTCGCCACACGAAGGAGCATCTGGAATCGCTCGTCAGCCATACGAAGGACGCCATCCATACGTACGGCCTCGACGGGCGGCTCATGAGCGCCAACCGCGCCTTCGAGACGATGCTCGGGTGGTCGGAGCAGGAGCTGATGGATGCGAATTCTCCAGCCTCTTTCCCGCCCGCCAACGAGGAGGAAATCCGCCGAATGATCGCAAGCGTGCTGGACGGGGTCGCCTATATCGACGCGGAGTCCACGCTCGAGACCAAATTCGGAGCCCGCATCGACGTGAGCACGACGGCTTCCCCGATTCGAGACCATGACGGGTCGATCGTGGCGGTATCCTGCATTTCCCGCAACGTGACGAACCGCAAGCATACCGAAGAGCTGCTGCGCCGGACGGAGAAGCTCTCCGTCGTCGGACAGCTGGCCGCCGGCGTCGCCCACGAGATCCGCAATCCGCTGACGACGCTGCGGGGCTTCGTGCAGATGCAGATGGAGGGCAAGGAGCTGAGTCCGTACTTCCTGTCGATCATGCTCTCGGAGCTGGACCGGATCAACTTCATCGTGAGCGAGTTTCTGGTGCTGTCCAAGCCCCAGGCCAATCATTACCACAAGCAGCGCATCGCGCCGATGCTGGAGGATATGGCGCTGCTTCTGGAGCCGGAAGCCAATCTGTCCGGAGTCGGAATCGAGCTCGATCTGGACAGCGGCATCGCCCCGATCCTATGCGAGCCGAACCAGATGAAGCAGGTATTCGTCAACGTCATCAAAAACGGCATCGAGTCCATGGCGGAGACGGGCGGCGTGCTGAAAATCGGCCTGCATCGGGACGAAGCGGGATATGCCGTCGTCACGGTCGAGGACCAGGGAAGCGGTATTTCCGAGGAAGACCTGCTTCGCCTGGGCGAGCCGTTCTTCACCAGCAAAGAGGGCGGCAACGGCCTCGGGCTCATGGTCAGCCAGCGCATCGTCAGCAATCACAAAGGCGCTTTCGTCATCCGCAGCCGCGTCGGCCAAGGAACTGTCGTCCGCATCAGCCTGCCCGTCCTCTCCGAATGATCCTCCCGCTCTCCCGGGATACTAGGCAGACAAGCTGCTGCCGCAGCATCTGGGAGGGCGGAATTCATGAAAACGATATTCAGCATCGCTGCAGAGGATTGGCGGCGGATCGGACGGAACTGGACCGCCTGCGTCATCCTGGGAGGCCTCGCCCTGCTCCCTTCCTTGTACGCCTGGTTCAATATTCTCGCCTCGTGGGACCCGTACGGCCGCACTTCCGAAATCCCGTTCGCCGTCGTCAACGAGGATGCCGGCTACCGGCTCAGTCCGGCGCTGGGCGCCGCGGCGGGAGGCGAAGCCGGGGGCATGCTCCGGGCCGGAGACGAAATCGTCAGGGCGCTGCGAGAAAATTCGTCGATCGGCTGGCATTTTGTCGGCGGGAAGGAGGCGCTGGACGGCGTTCGGGACGGCACTTATTATGCCAGCATCCTCATTCCGCCGAACTTCTCCGAGCGGATGGCCAGCATCCTCTCGCCCAAGCCGCTTCGCGCGGAGATTACGTACACCGTCAATGAGAAGATCAATGCGATCGCGCCAAAGATAACCTCCTCAGGAACGAATACGATCATCAAGAACTTCACCGAGCAATTTTCCGAAACGGTGAACGGCACGATCTTCCGCCTGTTCAACGAGCTCGGGACCGAGCTCGAACGGGAACGGCCGGCGATCGAGCATGCGGAGCAGCTCGTCTACCGGCTGGAGAAGGAGCTGCCCGAGGTGAACCGGATCGCAGCCGTCGCCCGGAAGGATCTGGGCAAGACCGCCCAGCTCACGGCGGAGGCGCAGAAAGCGCTCCCGTTCGCCGAGAAGCTGACCCGGGAAGGCTCCCGCTTCGCAGACGGAGCCGGAACGTTCCTGCAGCACGGCAGCGAGGCGCTTCAGGCGGTATCTCCCGCTGTGAAGCAGAATTTGCTGCTCGTGCAGCAGGCTGCTGCGGCGCTCGAAGCGGCCGCCGCAGCGCTCGGCGAAGGCGGGGCGGACAACTCCGCCCGCGCCGCCGAAGCTCTCGCCGCAGCGGCCGCCCGCATCGAGGCGGGCCGCGCGGCGGCAGGCGCCCTGGCCG encodes:
- a CDS encoding HAMP domain-containing histidine kinase, encoding MSIKLKLSALISSVVVLILALNLLVFSLYSTGQQEKAVEQQIRTAADQIRFSMTPTLRTAYYLDAAVSERMRVASIAAIGLLGPRLADVSQATLLESAAKLNLSSLSLVQREYGGKITIKASSDSDLQGKTIGSGSLNGKVVSDLVSSRYAYVDRGTSLQNYWCDSLFYSESGYKSKLSFYYDGTADYVLRISYNVQPMVDKLTPIQDNSNIDDMILDSPGLVEITGINADLVPGSDSGQPSELRQGFPDNAMEFGSYRYVDRENDYALMEQASQTGLPVYNKTELLGKKLLRGYIPFNVDSIRSYVVIVSLDTSLYGESLNKQFFLLLAISLTLLIVAISASYLISGVALRKLKLVIRRVNAVAKGDFNKPIRLSSNDEIGELAQSVNLMASNMSAYTSRLKESAEELRHTKEHLESLVSHTKDAIHTYGLDGRLMSANRAFETMLGWSEQELMDANSPASFPPANEEEIRRMIASVLDGVAYIDAESTLETKFGARIDVSTTASPIRDHDGSIVAVSCISRNVTNRKHTEELLRRTEKLSVVGQLAAGVAHEIRNPLTTLRGFVQMQMEGKELSPYFLSIMLSELDRINFIVSEFLVLSKPQANHYHKQRIAPMLEDMALLLEPEANLSGVGIELDLDSGIAPILCEPNQMKQVFVNVIKNGIESMAETGGVLKIGLHRDEAGYAVVTVEDQGSGISEEDLLRLGEPFFTSKEGGNGLGLMVSQRIVSNHKGAFVIRSRVGQGTVVRISLPVLSE
- a CDS encoding YhgE/Pip domain-containing protein; translated protein: MKTIFSIAAEDWRRIGRNWTACVILGGLALLPSLYAWFNILASWDPYGRTSEIPFAVVNEDAGYRLSPALGAAAGGEAGGMLRAGDEIVRALRENSSIGWHFVGGKEALDGVRDGTYYASILIPPNFSERMASILSPKPLRAEITYTVNEKINAIAPKITSSGTNTIIKNFTEQFSETVNGTIFRLFNELGTELERERPAIEHAEQLVYRLEKELPEVNRIAAVARKDLGKTAQLTAEAQKALPFAEKLTREGSRFADGAGTFLQHGSEALQAVSPAVKQNLLLVQQAAAALEAAAAALGEGGADNSARAAEALAAAAARIEAGRAAAGALAALLPRLGAYGDAGGVLAAAGKRLGGLERSLARQAELARAAGEALAAGGSRPPGLPSSCGKGPRRPGASPPTSSAATTAGSRRVSRQE